Proteins co-encoded in one Williamwhitmania taraxaci genomic window:
- a CDS encoding GNAT family N-acetyltransferase, giving the protein MDKDERVETRILVVPDDIEAVKKLWFDYLVWGNDKMQELYGVHPHNPKEAVEQDIQQISKFQPPYGQIILAIYQGKICGLGSLKSISPEIGEIKRMFVDPTIRRIGAGRAILEGLLVEAKNVGYKKVRLDSPKFMEAAHSLYRSFGFRDIESYPEMEIPAEFKDYLLFMELDLTNDNK; this is encoded by the coding sequence ATGGACAAAGACGAAAGAGTAGAAACAAGAATACTTGTGGTTCCAGACGATATAGAAGCCGTAAAAAAATTATGGTTTGACTATTTAGTTTGGGGAAATGACAAAATGCAAGAGTTGTATGGTGTTCATCCTCATAATCCAAAAGAAGCAGTTGAACAAGACATTCAACAAATTAGTAAGTTTCAGCCACCTTACGGACAAATAATTCTTGCAATTTATCAAGGCAAAATTTGTGGACTTGGAAGTCTAAAAAGCATCAGCCCCGAAATCGGTGAAATAAAACGGATGTTTGTTGACCCAACGATTAGACGAATTGGGGCCGGACGAGCTATACTTGAAGGTCTTTTAGTTGAGGCAAAAAATGTAGGTTACAAAAAAGTTCGGCTTGACAGCCCGAAGTTTATGGAAGCAGCTCACTCGCTATATAGAAGTTTTGGTTTTCGTGACATTGAATCGTATCCTGAAATGGAAATCCCAGCAGAATTTAAGGACTATCTGTTGTTTATGGAATTAGATTTAACGAACGACAATAAATAG
- a CDS encoding DMT family transporter — translation MKIFLLILTSIIWGSTFFLIKDTVATVNEYYLVFVRTFIAAVSMLIFVYFKNKRDLFNVNALLKGMVLGLLLATTYISQTIGLKYTSSGHSAFITGAGVIIIPILLFIFFKRKLKIHEVAVLIVVFIGLYILTYDSETILNIGDLITLVTSFSLAWHLILAGKYVKTTEAFSLIGYQFLFASIASFIIYVTTQPISFGLNSSETITLLYLGFVGTLFCYFISVWAQKHVDTVTVALIFTLEPVFAALFAWIFASESLSLKEVLGGVIILLGIVAFQFMSTANERRSKVAKEMLCK, via the coding sequence ATGAAAATATTTCTGCTGATTCTAACTTCTATTATTTGGGGGTCAACCTTCTTTCTTATTAAAGATACCGTTGCCACAGTCAATGAATATTACCTAGTGTTTGTCAGGACATTTATTGCCGCTGTTTCAATGCTCATATTTGTCTATTTTAAAAACAAGCGCGATCTTTTTAATGTTAATGCGCTTTTAAAAGGTATGGTGCTGGGTCTTTTATTAGCCACCACATACATATCTCAAACCATTGGATTGAAATATACAAGTAGCGGGCACAGTGCTTTTATTACCGGTGCTGGTGTTATCATCATTCCCATACTACTATTTATCTTCTTTAAACGGAAACTTAAAATTCACGAAGTAGCCGTTTTGATCGTTGTGTTCATTGGTTTGTATATTCTTACTTACGATAGCGAAACCATTCTGAATATTGGAGATTTGATTACTCTCGTTACATCGTTTTCCCTAGCATGGCACCTTATTCTGGCGGGCAAATATGTAAAAACTACTGAGGCCTTTTCACTTATCGGATATCAGTTTTTATTTGCCTCTATCGCAAGTTTCATAATTTATGTTACCACTCAGCCCATTTCATTTGGACTGAACTCGAGCGAAACCATAACGCTATTGTATCTCGGTTTTGTGGGAACACTTTTTTGTTATTTCATTTCGGTATGGGCACAAAAACATGTCGATACGGTTACTGTTGCATTAATTTTTACCCTCGAACCGGTATTTGCAGCTCTATTTGCCTGGATCTTTGCTTCCGAATCCTTAAGCCTTAAAGAAGTTTTGGGTGGCGTGATAATTCTTTTAGGTATTGTTGCTTTTCAGTTTATGTCTACAGCAAACGAACGACGAAGCAAAGTTGCTAAGGAAATGCTATGCAAGTAG
- a CDS encoding ribonuclease H1 domain-containing protein — protein sequence MAKQKYYVVWKGKTPGVYHTWADCQKQVVGFEGAQYLSFENLGDAEVAFTKNPWLFLNKGNASAKKSSVSSDKIIPESLSVDAACSGNPGVMEYRGVHTRTKEEYFRLKFPLGTNNIGEFLAIVHGLALLKQKGVPNPIYTDSKTAMAWLKTKKCKTKLERNRQTEELFQLIDRAEKWLSENSYTTTVLKWDTESWGEIPADFGRK from the coding sequence ATGGCAAAGCAGAAGTATTACGTAGTTTGGAAGGGGAAAACTCCCGGAGTTTACCATACCTGGGCCGATTGTCAAAAGCAGGTTGTTGGGTTTGAAGGTGCGCAATACCTCTCCTTCGAGAACCTTGGCGATGCAGAGGTTGCCTTTACCAAGAATCCATGGTTGTTTCTGAATAAGGGAAATGCTTCTGCTAAAAAGAGCTCTGTTTCTTCGGATAAGATTATTCCCGAAAGCCTTTCCGTAGATGCTGCCTGCAGCGGCAACCCCGGGGTGATGGAGTATCGCGGAGTGCATACCCGCACCAAGGAGGAATATTTTCGGTTGAAATTTCCACTGGGCACGAATAACATTGGTGAGTTCTTGGCCATTGTTCATGGGCTTGCGCTGCTTAAGCAGAAGGGTGTTCCAAACCCAATATATACCGATTCCAAAACTGCCATGGCTTGGCTCAAGACAAAGAAGTGTAAAACCAAGTTGGAGCGAAATCGTCAAACAGAGGAACTTTTCCAACTCATCGATCGCGCGGAGAAATGGCTTTCCGAAAACAGCTATACTACCACGGTTCTTAAATGGGACACCGAGTCTTGGGGCGAGATCCCGGCTGATTTTGGTCGTAAATAG
- a CDS encoding AMP-binding protein, whose product MVGLTINGEQYSRSALVELCNAKVHDNALPAWEHDLYLFILEWLSDTDFVMVHTSGSTGIPKSIQQPKERMINSALMTQRFFGLGAHTNALLCLPVSYIAGKMMVVRAFVTGMNLIPVEPASNPFLHDVGTIHFAAITPFQLALSLESLKGLEIDAIIVGGGEIPTDLELKCQELPSNVYATYGMTETSSHVALRAVNGLHKSPYYEVLKGVEVEVDQRNCLVINAPDLTPYSLTTNDIVTIKDASHFEWIGRFDSVINSGGIKIFPEQVEKKIFSVIPCRFFIAGLRDKVLGEKVALFIEGEKFGVEQLDHLNNALPILLSKFEVPRKIVFVPTFDLSDAGKILKKVVVANYLKRR is encoded by the coding sequence ATGGTAGGTTTAACAATAAATGGAGAGCAGTATAGCCGGTCTGCTCTCGTTGAATTGTGTAATGCAAAGGTGCACGATAACGCGCTTCCTGCGTGGGAGCACGACCTCTACCTCTTTATTCTCGAGTGGCTCTCCGATACCGATTTTGTGATGGTGCACACATCCGGTTCCACCGGTATTCCTAAGTCCATTCAGCAGCCCAAGGAGCGGATGATCAACTCTGCCCTTATGACCCAGCGCTTCTTTGGCCTAGGCGCGCATACCAATGCGCTGCTGTGTCTTCCCGTTAGCTACATCGCAGGCAAAATGATGGTGGTGAGGGCTTTTGTTACCGGAATGAATCTTATTCCCGTTGAACCCGCTTCAAACCCTTTCTTGCACGATGTCGGTACGATACATTTTGCGGCCATCACCCCTTTTCAGTTGGCTCTTTCGTTGGAGTCTCTCAAGGGATTGGAGATCGATGCCATTATTGTGGGGGGCGGGGAGATACCCACCGATTTGGAGCTGAAGTGCCAAGAGTTACCCTCCAACGTGTATGCCACCTATGGCATGACGGAGACCAGCTCGCACGTGGCCTTGAGGGCGGTAAATGGGTTGCACAAGTCACCCTACTACGAGGTGCTTAAGGGTGTCGAGGTTGAGGTCGATCAGCGGAATTGCTTGGTGATTAATGCACCCGATCTAACGCCCTATTCGCTTACCACTAATGATATTGTAACCATTAAGGATGCCTCGCACTTCGAGTGGATAGGCAGGTTCGATAGCGTAATTAATTCCGGGGGAATTAAGATTTTTCCGGAACAGGTAGAGAAAAAGATTTTCTCGGTAATTCCATGCCGCTTTTTTATTGCAGGGTTGCGCGATAAGGTGTTGGGCGAAAAGGTGGCTCTTTTTATTGAGGGCGAGAAGTTTGGTGTGGAGCAGCTCGATCATCTAAATAATGCATTGCCCATATTGTTATCCAAGTTTGAGGTTCCCCGCAAAATTGTTTTTGTTCCCACCTTCGATCTCTCCGATGCAGGGAAGATCTTGAAAAAGGTCGTAGTGGCCAACTATCTGAAGAGGAGATAG
- a CDS encoding FAD-dependent oxidoreductase — METKMEKIVIVGGVAAGATAAAKVRRISSTAQITMLELGPDISFANCGLPYYIGGDIKSRSKLILQSPESFKEQYDVDVYTHTLVSSIDRSAHTVTTIDTRSGEQNTFEYTKLILAQGGRPVVPTLPGAMYEHVFSLWTLEDMDKITRHLNEKKPKNAVVVGGGFIGLEMVEALVKRGLTVNVVEMMPHVMSIMDAETAGFIERELLSYGVGIHTNVGVSEITTNRVKLDNGSMLDADMVLLSIGVRPTLQLAKEAVLQLGESGGLLVTPQLQTSDPDIYAAGDMIEIEHRVSGKKVRIPLAGPANRQGRIAAENVMGGNHSYKGSLGTSVVRVFEAVAGTTGLSLKQAHAAGIEADAVVVHKEHHTSYYPNAETVTVSVVYDRHSGVIIGGQAAGYKGADKRLDVIATATASKMTVYDLADVDFAYSPPIGTANDALNMAAYTAENKLSGFSPSVTVAELDAFVEGKNPLFVDVRDYFAFEKNHILGATHLPLELLSNQIGAIPTDRFIVVYDETGKKGHQTLRTLKGMGFTQVTNISGGYISLQRQAQTVGFKNFKIDVLPIQLKSLKEEQEEEQVDPAAKQTDQNAPIVVDVRTPGEYKSGAYPDAINISLDEIPTRYAELGKNASREIVVYCATGARSAYAENMLRQLGFTNVKNGGGLSMMMARQASGSKTTASNEPLVVDVRSVPEFRGGAIPGAINIPLDELPEHIGKLGDYSRDITVYCASGARSSYAQQILMKVGFTNVKNGGGIMQMMMRR; from the coding sequence ATGGAAACCAAAATGGAGAAAATAGTAATAGTTGGTGGAGTAGCGGCCGGAGCAACTGCCGCCGCAAAAGTTCGAAGAATTTCAAGCACAGCGCAAATTACAATGCTGGAATTAGGTCCCGATATTTCATTTGCTAACTGTGGTTTGCCATACTATATTGGTGGCGATATAAAGAGCCGTTCCAAGCTTATTCTTCAAAGCCCCGAGAGTTTTAAAGAGCAGTATGATGTTGATGTTTATACCCATACACTAGTATCGTCAATTGATAGAAGTGCGCATACAGTTACGACCATCGATACCCGCAGCGGCGAACAAAATACTTTTGAATACACAAAATTAATATTGGCGCAGGGCGGTCGTCCTGTTGTGCCTACCCTTCCTGGGGCTATGTACGAACACGTGTTTTCGCTGTGGACGCTTGAGGATATGGATAAGATTACCCGCCATCTCAACGAGAAGAAACCTAAGAATGCCGTTGTTGTGGGTGGTGGTTTTATCGGTCTCGAGATGGTTGAGGCTTTGGTGAAACGAGGACTTACAGTTAATGTTGTGGAGATGATGCCGCACGTAATGAGCATTATGGATGCTGAAACTGCTGGCTTTATCGAACGAGAGCTGCTATCGTACGGTGTAGGTATACATACTAACGTTGGAGTAAGCGAAATCACAACCAACCGGGTTAAGCTCGATAACGGTTCAATGCTCGATGCCGACATGGTATTGCTATCGATCGGAGTTCGGCCAACGCTACAGCTGGCCAAGGAGGCCGTACTTCAATTGGGCGAGTCGGGCGGACTCTTAGTTACACCTCAGCTACAAACCAGCGATCCCGATATTTATGCTGCCGGCGATATGATCGAAATTGAGCATCGCGTTAGCGGTAAAAAGGTAAGAATTCCGCTTGCTGGTCCTGCAAATAGGCAAGGTCGTATTGCTGCTGAAAACGTAATGGGCGGCAATCACAGCTATAAAGGATCTCTTGGCACATCCGTGGTAAGGGTTTTCGAAGCGGTTGCCGGAACTACTGGCCTTTCGCTAAAGCAGGCACACGCAGCAGGAATCGAAGCCGATGCGGTTGTGGTTCACAAGGAGCACCATACCTCATACTATCCCAATGCAGAGACTGTAACCGTATCGGTGGTTTACGACCGACACAGCGGTGTAATTATTGGTGGACAGGCGGCAGGGTATAAGGGAGCCGATAAACGATTGGATGTAATTGCGACTGCTACTGCATCAAAGATGACAGTTTACGACCTCGCTGATGTCGATTTTGCCTACTCACCTCCAATTGGCACCGCCAACGATGCACTAAACATGGCGGCTTACACTGCCGAGAATAAGCTATCAGGATTCAGCCCTTCGGTTACCGTTGCTGAGTTGGATGCTTTTGTTGAGGGAAAAAACCCCTTGTTTGTCGATGTGAGAGATTACTTTGCCTTTGAAAAAAATCATATTCTTGGGGCTACTCATTTGCCGTTGGAGTTGCTTTCGAATCAGATAGGTGCAATTCCTACCGATCGTTTCATTGTGGTGTATGACGAAACAGGGAAAAAAGGCCATCAGACGCTGCGCACTCTAAAGGGAATGGGCTTTACACAGGTAACGAATATCTCCGGTGGGTATATCTCGTTGCAGCGGCAAGCGCAAACCGTTGGTTTCAAGAATTTCAAGATTGACGTTTTGCCTATTCAGCTAAAATCGCTAAAAGAGGAGCAGGAGGAGGAACAAGTGGACCCTGCTGCAAAACAAACCGACCAAAATGCTCCAATTGTTGTGGATGTCCGCACACCGGGAGAGTATAAATCAGGTGCCTATCCCGATGCGATTAATATTTCGCTCGATGAAATTCCAACTCGATACGCAGAACTTGGTAAAAATGCGTCGAGAGAGATTGTGGTTTATTGTGCCACGGGTGCGCGCTCGGCCTATGCCGAAAACATGTTGCGCCAGCTCGGCTTTACCAACGTAAAAAATGGTGGTGGATTGTCTATGATGATGGCTCGGCAGGCCAGCGGATCAAAAACAACTGCTTCCAACGAACCATTAGTAGTCGATGTTCGGTCGGTGCCAGAGTTTAGGGGCGGAGCAATCCCTGGCGCCATAAACATACCGTTGGACGAGTTGCCCGAGCATATTGGTAAGTTGGGCGACTATTCGAGAGATATAACGGTGTATTGTGCTTCTGGAGCAAGATCGTCTTATGCGCAGCAAATACTTATGAAGGTGGGCTTTACGAATGTAAAAAATGGTGGTGGTATTATGCAAATGATGATGCGCCGATAA
- a CDS encoding o-succinylbenzoate synthase: protein MLQARVVSHILDFVIPGKTSRGTLTKKVSWYLLLHDTKIGYTGVGECSTLPNLSIDDRPDFCQKLNFVCQQINAGIRLDSIDLVEFPSIAFALEVALADLSNHAFPQTIVFPSEFTNGQTGIPINGLVWMGRREYMEAQIKEKIHQGFSTIKLKVGALDFETEIDILRNIRKQFSPSDITIRLDANGAFTSENAVDKLNRFAEFSIHSIEQPIGQGHPNAMACLCASSPIPIALDEELIGIYSSEEKELLINTIRPQYIILKPSLLGGFAACNDWISIAEKYDIGWWVTSALEGNVGLNAIAQWTFTLNNPLPQGLGTGQVFTNNIDSPLTISEGKLYYRPEKSWDLTMLQW, encoded by the coding sequence ATGCTTCAAGCTCGCGTTGTTAGCCATATACTCGATTTCGTAATTCCGGGAAAAACCTCCCGCGGAACGTTGACAAAGAAGGTGTCGTGGTATCTGCTGCTGCACGATACCAAGATTGGCTATACCGGAGTGGGGGAGTGTTCTACCCTTCCAAACCTTAGCATCGACGATAGACCCGATTTCTGTCAGAAATTGAACTTCGTTTGCCAGCAAATAAATGCCGGCATTCGCCTCGATTCCATCGACCTCGTTGAATTTCCCTCCATCGCCTTTGCACTCGAGGTTGCGCTTGCCGATTTGTCCAACCATGCATTCCCCCAGACTATTGTTTTTCCTTCGGAATTCACCAATGGACAAACGGGTATCCCCATTAATGGGCTCGTTTGGATGGGGAGGCGCGAGTATATGGAGGCGCAGATTAAGGAGAAGATTCATCAAGGTTTTTCCACCATAAAGCTCAAGGTAGGCGCACTCGATTTTGAAACCGAGATAGACATCCTCCGCAACATTCGGAAACAGTTTTCGCCCAGCGATATTACCATTCGTCTCGATGCTAATGGCGCATTCACTTCGGAGAATGCCGTGGATAAGCTAAATCGATTCGCTGAGTTTTCCATTCATTCCATCGAGCAGCCCATTGGTCAAGGCCATCCCAACGCCATGGCTTGTCTCTGCGCCAGCTCGCCCATACCTATCGCTCTCGATGAGGAATTAATAGGTATCTATTCTTCGGAGGAAAAGGAGTTGCTTATAAACACTATTCGGCCGCAATACATCATCCTAAAGCCAAGTTTGTTGGGCGGATTTGCCGCATGTAACGATTGGATTTCCATTGCCGAGAAGTATGATATTGGTTGGTGGGTTACCTCCGCCCTCGAGGGGAATGTTGGGCTAAATGCCATAGCGCAGTGGACCTTTACCCTGAATAATCCCTTGCCACAAGGGCTCGGAACCGGACAGGTCTTTACCAATAATATCGACTCGCCCCTAACCATCTCCGAGGGAAAACTTTACTATCGTCCCGAAAAGAGTTGGGATTTAACTATGCTGCAATGGTAG